Proteins co-encoded in one Candidatus Thiodictyon syntrophicum genomic window:
- a CDS encoding SixA phosphatase family protein, with product MSRELLIMRHAKSDWDGGGADFDRPLTRRGKADAPKVGAWLAQEGLVPDHVVSSPARRAHQTALRVCKALGLPKGQIDWDPRVYDADLDGLLEALGCCPPDAPRVLLIGHNPGLQTLLLHLADAAPVEREDGKLLTTAALARLTMPEHWTSLPAGCAQLISITRPRDLQGTAPQ from the coding sequence ATGTCACGCGAATTGCTGATCATGCGTCACGCCAAGTCCGACTGGGACGGCGGCGGCGCCGACTTCGACCGGCCCCTGACCCGGCGCGGTAAGGCCGACGCCCCCAAGGTCGGCGCCTGGCTGGCGCAGGAGGGCCTGGTGCCCGATCATGTGGTCAGTTCCCCGGCGCGGCGCGCCCACCAGACGGCGCTGCGGGTGTGCAAGGCCCTGGGGCTCCCCAAGGGGCAGATCGACTGGGACCCGCGGGTCTATGACGCGGACCTGGACGGCCTGCTCGAGGCGCTCGGCTGCTGCCCCCCGGACGCCCCCCGGGTCCTGCTGATCGGCCACAACCCGGGGCTCCAGACCCTGCTCCTGCACCTGGCCGACGCCGCCCCGGTCGAACGCGAGGACGGCAAGCTGCTCACCACCGCCGCTCTGGCCCGGTTGACGATGCCAGAGCACTGGACCTCACTGCCCGCGGGCTGCGCCCAGCTCATCTCCATCACCAGGCCGCGCGACCTTCAGGGGACGGCCCCGCAGTAG
- a CDS encoding BPTI/Kunitz domain-containing protein translates to MRFVWCCGGLAAVLLLGSCGGGRFATSDPEDLPVSCVAKPARGNCAGRRVKYYYDYRDNRCKSFNYSGCGGRVPFETLEDCVNYCGAVP, encoded by the coding sequence ATGCGTTTCGTCTGGTGTTGCGGTGGGTTGGCGGCGGTGTTGTTGCTCGGCAGTTGCGGCGGCGGCCGGTTCGCGACCAGCGACCCGGAGGACCTGCCGGTCAGTTGCGTCGCCAAGCCCGCGCGCGGCAACTGCGCGGGCCGCCGGGTCAAGTATTACTATGATTATCGGGACAACCGCTGCAAGTCGTTCAACTACAGCGGTTGTGGCGGGCGCGTGCCGTTCGAGACCCTGGAGGACTGTGTCAACTACTGCGGGGCCGTCCCCTGA
- a CDS encoding class I SAM-dependent methyltransferase — protein sequence MFGKLLDSAPLRRWSRHSPFLRWLRSAQELRWVLSSGGQAIFLEYPVQPRPRWGYGAPPHPRLNRLMETGRERYAHLLAQLPAFAAGLGRIPLTGGTAGEPVWENDFCRGLNAASLYAFPALFASRHYLEIGSGHSTRFVRRGCRDHGLAMSITSIDPQPRAAVDALCDAFIREPLEALDPAVVDTLEANDILMIDSSHRCFQNSDVTAVFLDLLPRLKAGVLVYIDDIYLPLDYPPHWHDHYYSEQYLLAVLLMADAGRRYEILLPCTFIAGDAELRSAVDALWDGVARGHQGYGNGIWLRVRSDSAAQGARGAPAP from the coding sequence ATGTTCGGCAAGCTTCTCGATTCGGCACCGCTGCGGCGTTGGTCGCGGCACTCTCCCTTCCTGCGCTGGCTCAGATCCGCCCAGGAACTGCGCTGGGTCCTGAGCAGCGGGGGCCAGGCGATCTTCCTTGAGTATCCGGTGCAGCCGCGCCCGCGTTGGGGCTATGGCGCACCGCCGCACCCGCGGCTCAACCGGCTCATGGAGACCGGCCGCGAGCGTTACGCGCACCTGCTCGCGCAACTCCCGGCCTTCGCCGCCGGCCTGGGGCGCATCCCCTTGACCGGGGGCACGGCCGGCGAGCCGGTCTGGGAGAACGATTTCTGCCGCGGGCTGAACGCCGCCAGCCTCTACGCCTTCCCGGCCCTGTTCGCCTCCCGGCACTACCTGGAGATCGGCTCCGGCCACTCCACCCGGTTTGTCCGCCGCGGTTGCCGCGACCATGGGCTCGCGATGTCCATCACCTCCATCGACCCGCAGCCCCGCGCCGCGGTCGACGCGCTCTGCGACGCCTTCATCCGCGAGCCGCTGGAGGCCCTGGACCCGGCCGTGGTCGATACGTTGGAGGCGAACGACATCCTCATGATCGACAGCTCTCACCGCTGTTTTCAGAACAGCGACGTGACCGCCGTCTTCCTCGACCTGCTGCCGCGACTCAAGGCCGGGGTGCTCGTGTATATCGACGACATCTATCTGCCGCTGGACTATCCGCCGCACTGGCACGACCACTACTACTCGGAGCAATACCTGCTGGCCGTCCTGCTGATGGCCGACGCGGGGCGGCGCTACGAGATCCTCCTGCCCTGCACCTTCATCGCCGGGGACGCCGAACTGCGCAGCGCGGTCGATGCCCTGTGGGACGGGGTCGCCCGCGGCCACCAGGGCTACGGCAACGGGATCTGGCTGCGGGTGCGCTCGGACTCAGCCGCTCAGGGTGCGCGCGGTGCACCCGCCCCCTAA
- a CDS encoding low molecular weight protein-tyrosine-phosphatase, with amino-acid sequence MNDTTRVKVLFVCMGNICRSPTAHGVFRHLVQQAGYGARIQVDSAGTHGYHIGEPPDERAEETARARGIDISDLRARRAEPEDFLAFDYILAMDQDNYHSLARICPPGMERKLSLFLDFAPDLKRREVPDPYYGGQRGFDQVLDMVETAARGLLDHITRRGL; translated from the coding sequence ATGAACGACACGACACGCGTAAAGGTCCTCTTTGTGTGCATGGGCAATATCTGCCGCTCCCCCACGGCCCATGGTGTCTTCCGGCACCTGGTGCAGCAGGCCGGCTACGGCGCGAGGATCCAGGTCGACTCCGCCGGGACCCACGGCTACCACATCGGTGAGCCGCCCGACGAACGGGCGGAGGAGACGGCGCGGGCGCGGGGGATCGATATCAGCGACCTGCGCGCGCGCCGGGCGGAGCCGGAGGACTTTCTGGCCTTCGACTACATCCTCGCCATGGACCAGGACAACTACCATAGCCTGGCCCGCATCTGCCCGCCGGGGATGGAGCGCAAGCTCTCGCTGTTCCTTGATTTCGCCCCGGACCTCAAGCGTCGCGAGGTGCCGGACCCCTACTATGGCGGGCAACGGGGGTTCGATCAGGTCCTCGACATGGTAGAGACCGCCGCCCGTGGACTGCTCGACCACATCACCCGCCGGGGCCTGTAA
- a CDS encoding TusE/DsrC/DsvC family sulfur relay protein: MITQQVAGRDLNTKGHLAHFDHWDEDVALALAEEEGLTLNARHWGVINFLRDYYGAHEMPPTPRVVLKAVGHLISPHVPCTRRHLEFLFPDGGCKQACHIAGLPDYYCHGC; the protein is encoded by the coding sequence ATGATCACCCAGCAAGTCGCCGGTCGCGATCTGAACACGAAAGGCCACCTGGCCCATTTCGATCATTGGGATGAGGACGTGGCCCTGGCCCTGGCGGAAGAGGAGGGACTGACCCTGAACGCCCGTCACTGGGGCGTGATCAACTTCCTGCGGGACTACTACGGGGCCCATGAGATGCCCCCGACCCCGCGAGTGGTGCTGAAGGCCGTCGGCCACCTGATCTCCCCGCACGTCCCCTGCACCCGCCGCCACCTGGAGTTCCTGTTCCCGGACGGCGGCTGCAAGCAGGCGTGCCACATCGCCGGACTGCCGGACTATTACTGCCACGGGTGCTGA